The sequence below is a genomic window from Elusimicrobiaceae bacterium.
AAAAACTTCGTACGGAAATTATACAGCTGATGAAAAAATTGGGGTATAAACGTCAGTTTTCTTCTAAATTTCAGGCTGAATTGACCCAACAACAGAAACGTATTTTTACGGATCATGAAAAAACTGTAGACCTTTTAAAACAACTTAATCTGTTGAAAAAAACGCTAGTCCCCACGCAGAGCACAGTGGAGGCTTTGCTGACGGACCCGACGGTATCTGAGCAGGCCAAAGCGCAAATTTTGGCTTTTGTGCAAAATCAGATAAAGGACCAACTACAAATCACAGAGGCCAACTGATATGCTGATTAAGAAACCGAGAAGAAATGACTTTCGGGTGAAACTTTCTGTAGCGATCGTGCTATGTTCGCTCTTAATTTTTTCGGTTTTTCGGCTGGCTTTTTTCATCTTTCATCATAGTACGTTTGAGGCTTTGAGTTTTGGGCAAATTTTGGCGGCTTTTTTCAATGGAGTTCGCTTTGACTTGTCTGTAAATGCTTTATTTTTAGGGCCTGTTATTTTGCTTTTTAATCTTCCTGTAAACTCCATGCGTTATATGAAAGCCTGCGTGATGTTTATGGCGTTGGAGTTGGTGGCAATGACAGGGATTTTGATGGCGGATTTGATTTATTTTCCGTATGTGAACCGTCACCTTACCGAAGAAGTTTTGCTGCTTTCTACCGATTGGAGCATTTTTTTAAAACATATGTTTACTTCGGTCTTTCTTCCCCTCTTTTTGCTTTTTGTTTTACTCGTTGTGGTAGGGTTTTTTGTGCATAAGATTTTCAAATACCGTTATGAATTTAATCCCTATTACGGCAAAGGTGAATTGTTAAAAGTAGGTTGTTGTATCCTTTTTATCGTGATGGGTGTTCGTGGGCATTTGGGTGCGGGAAAGGCTTTGAATTTGGCAGATGTATATCGTTATGCTTCTTCTCAGGCGGCGGCCTCTCTTACCCTCAATGGCGTTTTTACCTCCTATCATGTGGCCAGAAACGCAACTACAATGCCTTATAATGAATATCCGTTGGAAAAGGCCGTTCTTACAACGCAAGAGTTATTGATTTCTGATAAAGAAACTTTATTAGATACAACCTTTCCTCTGTTGCGTAAACCTGCTCAAATTTCTACGAAAAAACATTTTAATATCATGATAGTGGTGTTGAACGGATGGCACCCCTATTATGTGGATTCTCTGTCCGGAAATAAATTTGGCGTGACACCCGTATTTGATGAGATTATAAAAAACGGTATCAGTTTTACCAATGCTTATTGCGTTGGAAATAGCCGTATTTACGGATTGGCTTCCATTTTTTATGGAGTTCCTTTGATATCTGGACTTGCGCAGTTGGGACGAGGGTTAGAATTGACTCACTTTTTTCGCTTGCCCAGCTTGTTAGGTAAAGACGGATATTATCGTTTTTTGGTTCAAACTTTTCCCAAAGAATCAGATTATTTTATACCTTTAGCCTCTTATTTGGGTGTGTCGAATATCTACGGAAAAGAAAATATAAAAGGGCTTTTGCCCTATCTGGAACAGCCTTCCCTCCCGCGTGATTATGATGGGTTCATGTTTACTGCTCAGCAAATTGCGCAACAAAACAAGCGAAATTTTTTTGGTATGACTTTTCTTTCCACCGCTCAGCAACCTTTTGGAAAAACACTGGATCAATTTGAAAAATATCCAGGAAAAACATGGGACGATAAATTCAAAAATACTTTATATTTTTCTGATTGGTCTATTGGAGAGTTTTTGAAAAAAGCCAAAGAAGAAGGTTGGTTTGATAATACTATTTTTGTATTTGTTTCCGATTATGTTTCCGGCGGTCCAGAATCGGATTCTCTTTATAATAAATTTCGGATTCCTTTGGTATTATACGCGCCTGATATTTTAAAGCCGCGCAAAATAAATTATGTGGTTTCTCAATTAGATATTCTGCCCACCCTGTATAATTTGCTGGGGCTGAATATGCCTTATAGCGCATTTGGCAAAGATATGTTAGATGCTAGTGATGCTGACAAACGGGTGGCTTTTGTATCTGAGAATGCAAATATTGGGCTTATTACTTCTAAAGGGGCTATCCGACACAATAGAAAAGAATTGCTGAATGTAGAAAAAATATCCGAAAAATTTGATGAAAAACAAGCGCAAGAAATATTACTTTCATTAGATAAAACGGCATATACATTACTTAAAAATAACAAGTGGTACAGAGATGAACAATAAACAAATTTTAGCATTAGATCAAGGAAGTTCTTCTTCTCGCACATTGGCTTTTGACATGTCGGGAAAAGTGACGGCTCGTTCTTCAAGAGCACTAGATACTCGGAGGCCGAATACAGTTTTGGCTGAATTTGATGCCTGGTCTTTACTGCAAGATCAGTTGGCAACTTTTCAAGAAGTACTGACTCATGTAGGTGTTGAACAAACGGCGGCCATTGCGGTGGCTACCCAACGCTCTACCGTCGTTTTTTGGGATCGTTTAACGGGGAAGCCTTTAGCGCCGGCTCTAAGTTGGCAAGACGGGCGCGCCCAGCAGGAAACGGCTATGTTGGAACTTCCGCATGAAGCAATTCATCAAATCACCGGTTTATACAAAACGCCTTTTTATTCTGCTCCTAAAATTTCGTGGGCATTAAAAAATGTTGAGTCGGTTAAACAAGCTGCTTCCGATGGCCGTTTATGTGTCGGGCCGGTGGCCTCTTATATCATTTGGCATCTGACGGGCGGAAAGGTGTTTGCCTGCGATTCTACGTTGGCGCAGCGGACATTGCTTTTTAATATTTCTACTTTAAACTGGGAGAAAACCCTATTAGATTCTTTTGGAATAAAAAGAGAGTGGTTGCCGCAGATTAAACGTACGGTAGATGATTACGGATTTTATGAAAAAGACGGGGTAAAAATCCCTATAACTGTTTGCGTAGGTGACCAACAAGCCTCCTTGCAAGCATTGCGTGTAGTCAGCGGAAGTGCTTGTATTAATTATGGTACCGGTGCATTTTTTATGCGAAATACGGGCCGTCAATGTCACTTCTTGCCGGGACTTTTAACTTCTGTCGGAGTACAAAATAGCGTAGGTTGTGAATATTTGTTGGAAGGGCCCATCAATGCCTGCGGAATTTTGTTCGCTTGGTTAAATGAAATAGGTTTTTCTTGTGCGGTTGAGGAGATTGATGCCTTGTGTGAAACAGCGCTTCATCCGGTTCAATTTTTACCGGCATTGGGCGGATTAGGCGCGCCATATTGGGACTTTTCTTTATCTCCTGTTTTTTCCGGTTTCTCCCCTCAAACCAAAAAAGCAGATGTTGTCTTGGGTGTGGTGGAAAGTCTGGCCAATTTGCTGGCAGATATTGTGTTTTATGCAGAGAGGTATGGCATTAAAAGCCAAGAAATCAAAGTGGCCGGCGGGCTTTCAAAGAGCAGGGCTTTGTTGCGTGCGCAAGCGGATATCTTGCAAATGCGGTTAGTGCCTTGTATAGAGACAGAAAGTACGGCTGTCGGAGCGGCCCTTTTGGCGGCGCAAAGCCTGGATATAGATTCTTCTGAATGGGAAACCATGCGTTTGTTGCCACCCATTTCTCCTACACTAGAGCCTGAGAAGGCGGAAGAAAAATACATGCGTTGGCATCAATTTTTAAATTGGTGTAAAAGTAAGAAATAGAGAATAAAAAACCCCGCTTTCAGGCGGGGTTTTTGGAGGAAAGATTTTTTATTCGGCTGTTTCGCTGTCTTCTTCTGCTGCTTCAGCAGGTAAAGAAGTGGCCTCGTCCCATGCTTTTAATTTAGCATCTATTTGTTCTTGGATTTTGGACTCGCGTTTGGCTTTGGCTTCTTCCAACTGTTTTTGTAAAGCAGCCAATTCCTCATCCGTTTCAGTAATTTCTTGTTCTACCTGTTCGCGGATTTCTTCCCGTTTTTTGGCTAATTCTTCTTCTTTAAGAATTTTAATTTCTTCTTCTTGTTGTTTTAATTCTTCTTCCAATGCCTGAACTTCGGAAAGTTTCTGCTCCGCTACGGCTTGCGCTTCTTCGATGAGTCTTTGGCGTTGCAATTCTTGTTCTTCACGCAGTCTTTGTTGTTCTTGTTCCGCTAAGGCTTGGGCAGCGGCGCGGGCTCTTAATTGTTCTTGAAGCAATG
It includes:
- a CDS encoding sulfatase-like hydrolase/transferase, encoding MLIKKPRRNDFRVKLSVAIVLCSLLIFSVFRLAFFIFHHSTFEALSFGQILAAFFNGVRFDLSVNALFLGPVILLFNLPVNSMRYMKACVMFMALELVAMTGILMADLIYFPYVNRHLTEEVLLLSTDWSIFLKHMFTSVFLPLFLLFVLLVVVGFFVHKIFKYRYEFNPYYGKGELLKVGCCILFIVMGVRGHLGAGKALNLADVYRYASSQAAASLTLNGVFTSYHVARNATTMPYNEYPLEKAVLTTQELLISDKETLLDTTFPLLRKPAQISTKKHFNIMIVVLNGWHPYYVDSLSGNKFGVTPVFDEIIKNGISFTNAYCVGNSRIYGLASIFYGVPLISGLAQLGRGLELTHFFRLPSLLGKDGYYRFLVQTFPKESDYFIPLASYLGVSNIYGKENIKGLLPYLEQPSLPRDYDGFMFTAQQIAQQNKRNFFGMTFLSTAQQPFGKTLDQFEKYPGKTWDDKFKNTLYFSDWSIGEFLKKAKEEGWFDNTIFVFVSDYVSGGPESDSLYNKFRIPLVLYAPDILKPRKINYVVSQLDILPTLYNLLGLNMPYSAFGKDMLDASDADKRVAFVSENANIGLITSKGAIRHNRKELLNVEKISEKFDEKQAQEILLSLDKTAYTLLKNNKWYRDEQ